Proteins co-encoded in one Bremerella sp. TYQ1 genomic window:
- a CDS encoding DUF1552 domain-containing protein, whose product MAYFNSRRWKINRRHVLRGLGASMALPLLQCMDPSQLLAEQKAVEADGNAKPKRAVFIYVPNGVNTLTWQIQNAGAEYELSGPMKSLEEHRQQITPISGLHHPNGLGQAHECDKIWLTSAKISQEGGAFRNSVSADQLMAEATSRHTRFPSLELAVTGGTLAWSRDGIPLPAERRPKAIFDRLFGEEKGGLEVAKKNLNRRGSVIDAILEDAKDFRGKIGTEDRNKLDEYLHAVRDVELRTQRSYDWLEIPKPEVAAETKAKLTRNIPNTDAGDLYRTIYDLMVLALRTDMTRVITCMSGSESNGLAIPEIGVAQTRHELSHHNGDPEQLRRLTETDTFLVQQFSYFLNRLKSYQEDNETLLDRTMVLFGSGMAYGHSHGNANLPMVLAGGSSMGFQHGKHIDFNLPSLGQYNMDEAKKHYQVCSRPVDSDALLSNLLLTMVQRMDVPVDRFGDSHRVMNELLG is encoded by the coding sequence ATGGCCTACTTCAACTCACGACGATGGAAGATCAACCGCCGACACGTCCTGCGGGGCCTGGGTGCCAGCATGGCGTTGCCACTTCTTCAATGCATGGATCCCAGTCAACTTCTGGCCGAACAAAAAGCGGTCGAAGCCGATGGCAACGCCAAGCCGAAGCGAGCCGTTTTCATTTACGTCCCCAATGGCGTGAATACGCTGACATGGCAGATTCAAAATGCCGGGGCCGAATATGAATTGTCTGGTCCGATGAAATCGCTGGAAGAGCATCGTCAACAGATCACGCCGATCAGTGGACTGCACCATCCCAACGGTTTGGGGCAGGCTCACGAATGCGACAAGATCTGGCTTACCTCGGCAAAGATCAGCCAAGAGGGCGGAGCGTTTCGCAATTCGGTTTCAGCCGATCAACTGATGGCGGAAGCCACGTCGCGACATACGCGTTTTCCTTCGTTAGAACTGGCCGTCACCGGAGGGACGCTGGCCTGGTCGCGTGACGGGATCCCTTTGCCAGCCGAGCGACGCCCGAAAGCGATCTTCGATCGATTGTTCGGCGAAGAAAAAGGTGGCCTCGAAGTCGCCAAGAAGAACCTTAATCGCCGAGGGAGCGTGATCGATGCCATCCTGGAAGATGCCAAAGACTTCCGTGGTAAGATCGGCACCGAAGATCGCAACAAGCTGGACGAGTATCTGCACGCAGTTCGTGACGTCGAGCTTCGTACGCAGCGTTCGTACGATTGGCTGGAAATTCCCAAGCCAGAAGTCGCCGCGGAAACCAAAGCGAAACTGACACGCAACATTCCCAACACCGACGCTGGCGACTTATATCGCACGATTTACGACTTAATGGTCCTGGCGCTGCGTACCGACATGACGCGCGTGATTACCTGCATGAGCGGCAGCGAAAGCAACGGTCTAGCCATTCCTGAGATTGGTGTGGCCCAGACGCGTCACGAGCTTTCGCATCACAATGGTGACCCAGAACAGTTGCGTCGTTTGACCGAAACCGACACGTTCCTTGTTCAGCAATTCTCGTACTTCCTGAATCGTTTGAAGTCTTACCAGGAAGATAACGAAACATTGCTCGACCGTACCATGGTTCTCTTTGGCAGCGGCATGGCTTACGGCCACAGTCACGGAAATGCCAACTTACCAATGGTTCTCGCTGGCGGATCATCGATGGGCTTCCAGCATGGAAAGCATATCGACTTCAATCTGCCGAGCCTCGGTCAATACAACATGGACGAAGCGAAGAAGCATTACCAGGTTTGCTCACGCCCCGTCGACAGCGATGCATTGCTGAGCAACTTGCTGCTGACGATGGTCCAGCGAATGGATGTCCCTGTCGATCGATTCGGCGATAGCCATCGTGTCATGAACGAGTTGTTGGGGTAA
- a CDS encoding DUF1592 domain-containing protein: MMIRQLACVAFSLWICSFALRSLVAAEASPPNFRDSVGPYIQKNCVHCHGPDSQQGDFRVDTLSEDVGGGDSVNRWREVMEKINSGEMPPEDEPNRPSAEEGAKIVEWLAARIEEGRSARMAKRQPVSFHRLTRTEYANTVEDLLGVRYGVADPGGLNEDAEYHGFDRIGSVLSLSASHIEKYYAAAQEVLDQAYPDKPVESTILRKTALDLRGGPSNEQRKELEEQGLADKVRVDMWPGHRLQGGRPGPKGEMINNGGYFKVRIKASGMKPPGGRAPHLTLYAEKIDRLIFEQDILAPEDEPIVVEHMCYLPPRTTSFDLTNDVPGPSNLPRSGRSGRTPFFSLKEGRIPWQIKLTDEEGVPLYPFLIIDWVEWEGPIIPDDVRAKRALFMPDDAAPREEVRASLARFCEAAFRRPVATDEVDRYFAIAAAELESGTKMRDALKTAMLAVMCSKDFLFLVEGNANEPVTTLNDFEIANRLSYMLWSTMPDDELFSLAKAGKLRDKAVLKQQFDRMLHDPRAEKFSSEFPRQWLQLHKLGMFPPDKTLYPDYDSHLERSMQGETTAFFAEVLNQNLSLGEFLDSDWTMVNPRLAMHYEISDIEKDEFQRVSLDEEDHRGGLLTQAAILSLTSDGTRHRPVHRGVWVMESIFGKSPPPPPANVDPIEPNPVDSPKATIRMKLEAHKHDANCAACHRKIDPLGLAFDNFDAIGRWRTEEVVQKGTGANPKVDASGVLPDGRTFAGPKEFRQLLSSNVDQFNDTFIKKLATYTLRRTMTVDDREDLEAIAAESQASDYRVRDLLETFVLSDLFQKR; encoded by the coding sequence ATGATGATTCGACAGCTCGCCTGTGTCGCTTTCTCGCTATGGATCTGCAGTTTCGCACTGCGTTCACTCGTCGCGGCCGAAGCGTCGCCTCCCAACTTTCGCGATTCCGTAGGTCCTTACATCCAAAAGAATTGCGTTCACTGCCATGGCCCCGATTCGCAGCAAGGGGACTTTCGCGTCGATACGCTTTCGGAAGATGTCGGCGGTGGCGATTCGGTCAATCGCTGGCGCGAAGTGATGGAGAAGATCAACAGCGGCGAGATGCCCCCGGAAGACGAGCCCAATCGTCCCTCGGCCGAGGAAGGGGCGAAGATCGTGGAATGGCTGGCCGCTCGAATCGAGGAAGGTCGATCGGCGCGAATGGCCAAGCGTCAGCCAGTTTCGTTTCACCGACTAACACGTACCGAATATGCCAACACGGTGGAAGACCTGCTTGGCGTTCGTTACGGTGTTGCCGACCCCGGCGGTCTCAACGAAGACGCCGAGTACCACGGCTTCGATCGGATAGGCTCGGTCCTTTCGCTGTCCGCATCGCACATCGAAAAGTACTACGCTGCGGCCCAGGAAGTTCTCGATCAGGCCTATCCCGACAAGCCTGTCGAAAGCACCATCCTTCGCAAAACGGCCCTCGATCTCCGCGGCGGTCCCAGCAACGAGCAACGCAAGGAACTGGAAGAGCAAGGACTCGCCGATAAAGTCCGCGTCGACATGTGGCCTGGCCATCGCCTGCAAGGGGGTCGCCCTGGGCCCAAGGGAGAGATGATTAACAACGGCGGCTACTTCAAAGTCCGCATTAAAGCCAGCGGCATGAAACCGCCCGGGGGTAGAGCCCCTCACCTGACGCTCTATGCGGAGAAAATCGATCGACTCATTTTCGAGCAAGACATCCTTGCTCCCGAAGACGAACCGATTGTTGTCGAACATATGTGCTATCTTCCACCTCGCACGACATCGTTCGATCTTACCAACGATGTGCCTGGCCCTTCCAATTTACCTCGCTCTGGTCGCTCCGGAAGAACGCCCTTCTTCAGCCTCAAAGAAGGACGCATTCCTTGGCAAATCAAACTGACGGACGAAGAAGGTGTACCGCTTTATCCCTTCCTGATCATCGATTGGGTTGAATGGGAAGGTCCCATCATTCCCGATGATGTCCGAGCCAAGCGAGCCCTCTTCATGCCCGACGATGCGGCACCGCGTGAGGAAGTACGAGCATCCCTGGCCAGGTTCTGCGAGGCTGCGTTCCGACGGCCTGTCGCTACCGATGAAGTCGATCGTTATTTCGCGATTGCCGCAGCGGAGCTTGAGTCAGGCACTAAGATGCGCGACGCCCTGAAAACCGCGATGCTGGCAGTGATGTGCTCGAAAGACTTCTTGTTCCTAGTGGAAGGCAATGCGAATGAACCGGTCACGACGCTGAACGACTTCGAGATCGCCAATCGCTTGTCGTACATGCTTTGGAGCACGATGCCGGATGACGAGTTGTTTTCGTTGGCAAAAGCAGGAAAGCTTCGTGACAAAGCAGTTCTTAAGCAGCAATTCGATCGCATGCTGCACGACCCTCGTGCCGAAAAGTTCAGTTCCGAGTTCCCTCGACAATGGTTGCAGCTCCACAAGCTTGGCATGTTTCCGCCCGATAAGACGCTCTATCCGGATTACGATTCGCACTTAGAGCGAAGCATGCAAGGCGAAACGACGGCCTTCTTCGCAGAGGTGTTGAATCAAAACCTGAGCTTGGGTGAGTTCCTCGATTCCGACTGGACGATGGTCAATCCACGTCTGGCAATGCACTACGAAATTTCTGACATCGAAAAAGACGAGTTCCAACGCGTTTCACTTGACGAGGAAGACCATCGAGGCGGACTTCTAACGCAAGCGGCCATTCTTTCGCTTACGTCGGATGGCACGCGGCACCGCCCTGTCCATCGAGGCGTGTGGGTGATGGAATCAATTTTTGGAAAATCGCCTCCTCCCCCGCCAGCGAATGTTGATCCGATCGAACCGAACCCGGTTGATTCTCCCAAAGCGACCATTCGCATGAAGCTGGAAGCCCACAAGCATGACGCCAACTGCGCGGCTTGTCATCGCAAAATCGATCCCCTGGGATTGGCCTTCGATAACTTCGACGCAATCGGCCGTTGGCGAACCGAAGAGGTCGTCCAGAAAGGAACTGGGGCGAACCCCAAAGTTGACGCCAGCGGAGTTCTTCCGGACGGGCGAACGTTTGCGGGGCCGAAGGAATTTCGTCAGCTGCTGAGTTCCAATGTGGATCAATTCAACGATACGTTTATCAAGAAGCTTGCCACCTATACGCTTCGTCGCACCATGACGGTGGACGATCGAGAAGATCTCGAAGCGATCGCTGCCGAAAGTCAGGCCAGCGACTACCGCGTGCGAGATCTTCTAGAAACGTTTGTTCTGTCGGACCTTTTTCAGAAACGGTGA